The Musa acuminata AAA Group cultivar baxijiao chromosome BXJ1-8, Cavendish_Baxijiao_AAA, whole genome shotgun sequence genomic sequence TCAATAGAGTAGCTCTCACCTCTTGTTATAATTCTTCTTATTCACAACAGCCATCCGTAGCTTCTAGTAATATTGTCGTCGGTCATCATCaattgaaacattaaaattatctttttacattttattttcttattttcattaataaaattgatgatgttaagataaatgaacatagatgtttcactttcgtaattatTGGAGtatcaatataatattttaaaatataaaaatcgagacactaaagataattaattacagaCGATAATATGTTTTTAACGTGCAAAATGTAATGCAAAGTGAGCAAAGAGGCTGGAAAATTAATGAAGCAGGGTAAAGGCAAGGCATGGCAAAGGCCAAAAGGAGCTGACCTCACCCACCTTTCTCTTGGGCCAGCAGCCACTGCTGGCCTCTGGCTGCTGGCCTCCTACACTTGCCTCCAAAACCTACAGCATCAGCTTCTCCCCTCCGGGCGCCCAACCTCGCACAAGAACACTACAATGGAGGCAGTACACGAAGCCCTTTTGGAGTCTGCAGCATGTTGACCGCTAGAATACGGCACAGTGCCCCGTCCCACTTGAGACACTTGTTACTGCCGTGCCCACCATGGAGTTCGCTACGTCGTCGCTTATCAGATACCGGATCTGCTCCTGCAACTTCATGTGTTGGTCGCTTGTCCTTTGTGCCGCCATCACGTCCACCTCTCCTCTTCCCACCTTGCAAATTCAACTCCTAACTCGAGATCCACGAACCAGTCCTAAAATGGAGACGATCGATGAACTAGAACGCATGGCGTCTATAGATTATTCGGTCTGTTGTGAGTTACAGTGGGTGGATGAGGGAGAAGGGGGATGATCAGGTGGACCGGAGAGGGGAtggggaagaggaggagagaaGCCAGTCGGTGAAGCTGTGGAGCGTCTTAATGTCGGCCCGGTAGTGGCGCTGCGTGAACTCCAACAGCTCGGCCCACGTGAAGTCCGGGTACAGCCTCGCGCCGCCGAGCTCCCCCGGCGGCGGCCGGACCACGCGGTCCTCCCTGGGGCAGAGGAAGAAGGCCAGCGACTTTCGTTGCCGGCGTCTGTTCACCACGGCCCGGTGCAGGCAGCTTTTGTACCTCCCGTTGGACAGTGCCTTGGTTCCCAAACAAAACCAAAATCAAAGGCACAGAAGCTATCAGAAATTGCAGGTGATTTCACTGTTGTAATAAGACAATGCAGATCTGTTTCTTTCTGCAAGATGACAAACCAGACAACCATGCTCCTGAATCTTTACATCTTGTGTGTCCTCTCATCTCTCTTTTAGTGGATTACTTTGCGGAAGAGTTAGTCAGAATATTGAAGATGATGAGCTTGTGGCTGACATGATATGGCATGCAGCAAATCATCCTAAATATTGCTGCTAAATCTTAGATTTGATGCACTTCACCGACATGCCATACATGGATTCACTTCATCAAGGAAATTAAGGTTCCCAGCAGTGGAATTGTCTTCCAAGTACGTAATCTCAGTTTTGCAGTGTCTAAATTACCGAACATTTTATGTTGCATGTACACCTAATAGAAAGAGAACTTTTGAGTAATCAGTAGGCGCAGAGACAGCTCACGTACCATGAACGTATCACCGATGTTGATCACAAGGGCGTCGCGAATAGGCCGGACGGACCGCCATCTGTTGCCGTCGAACACCTCGAGCCCGTCCACTTGGTCCTGTCGAAGAATGGTGAGCGAGGTGGGATCGCAGTGTGGGCCGGTGCCGAGCGTCAGCTCCGGCTCCGGACATGGAGGGTAGTAGTTGCATCTCATTATCGACCGACTGTCCTCGAAGAAGTCTCTGTAGTGGGTTCTGTCCACTCCCAGGCTCATCGCCAGGAGCTCCATGATCACCAGAGATAGCTTCTCCATGGCCTCGCAGTATCTCTGGAAGACCAACCTAATCACGCACCGAAGAGGTTAGAATGCGACGTGAATGGCAATGCCAGTCCCTTTGGGTCTCGATGCATGTCGATTGTAGGGTAATCTAATGGCTCACCCCATCCTCTGGAAATCATTGCCTAAGGTGGACGTGAAGTAGTCGATAACGACGCGGTCGTCGCCGGCCTCATGATAGCCGAAGGAGAGGGTCTCCTTCCAGGGCAGCTCCGAGGAGAAGCGGTCGGCGTGAGCGCCGACGTAGCCCCACATGCTTCCGGGCTTCCTCCGGGCGCGTAACTTGTGGCAGAGCGGGAGCCCGAAGAACTCGTCCATGCAGCCAAGCGCGTCCCGGCCGAGCGACGCGTCCACGCCGTGGTTGGCGACTTGGAAGAAGCCGTGGGTGGAGCAGGCGGCCCTGACGCAGTCGACCGCCCGCGCCGTGGACGCTTCGTCGCCACGAAGAAAGCCATCGAGGTCTACGACAGGGGAGTCCAGCTCCTCGATGGCCGTCGGCCTGTCGCACTGAGGCCAGATGAAGGCCTTGGGGATGGTGGCTTGGTTCGGGAGGAGCGCAGAGCTGAAGACGACGCCGCCGGAGCCGGCTTCTCTCTCTTTATCGAGGGCCAAGGAAGGGCGCAGGACAACGGAGGTGGGGTTGCAGTCCATTGGGGAGGACACACCAGGGATTAGACCGCGTGTGGAGGGTGAGTGTGGGGGAAGGACAAGTGCAGGAGAGGAGACAAGAAGGAGATGAAGGAAggaggggtggggtggggtggggtatTTGTAATGGAGGCAAGTGGAGAAGAAGACAAAGGAGGTGATAAAGGGTCGGCACTTGGTTTGGAAAGCATAGATTGGAAGGCAGTGCAGGGTTGGGAGGAGAAGGGGGAGTGGGAGGTGGGAAGGAAGAAAGGCCAATGCCGCCCATTGGTAAGGCCGAAGAGATCCGAGGGTTGGAGTCTTTTGGCAGGCAAACCAACAGCTGAAACAAAAGTGACGCCCCGCTCACAAGTCTCTAACGCCacatacaacacacacacacactgtacATCAAGATCTTATGGCACCTACTGATGATAATATTACTACTAGAGGATCAAAATATGGAATCTTATCGACTCATGTAA encodes the following:
- the LOC103995686 gene encoding gibberellin 20 oxidase 2-like, which translates into the protein MDCNPTSVVLRPSLALDKEREAGSGGVVFSSALLPNQATIPKAFIWPQCDRPTAIEELDSPVVDLDGFLRGDEASTARAVDCVRAACSTHGFFQVANHGVDASLGRDALGCMDEFFGLPLCHKLRARRKPGSMWGYVGAHADRFSSELPWKETLSFGYHEAGDDRVVIDYFTSTLGNDFQRMGLVFQRYCEAMEKLSLVIMELLAMSLGVDRTHYRDFFEDSRSIMRCNYYPPCPEPELTLGTGPHCDPTSLTILRQDQVDGLEVFDGNRWRSVRPIRDALVINIGDTFMALSNGRYKSCLHRAVVNRRRQRKSLAFFLCPREDRVVRPPPGELGGARLYPDFTWAELLEFTQRHYRADIKTLHSFTDWLLSSSSPSPLRST